From the genome of Bosea sp. Tri-49, one region includes:
- a CDS encoding L,D-transpeptidase — protein MKQTFVAVLGLSVLLGACQYKTVHAPSLSARDAEYMALVPNFETQITHLPYEITDPTGEEPGTIIVDTTEKFLYFVLPNKKAIRYGVATGDEAFGWTGTAVMQRKAEWPRWTPPAEMIARWPHLAPRAGGMEGGPENPLGARALYLYQNGKDTLYRIHGTNEPETIGRSASSGCIRMRNIDAIDLYNRAAVGGKVIVR, from the coding sequence ATGAAGCAGACTTTCGTTGCGGTGCTCGGCCTGTCGGTGCTCCTCGGCGCCTGCCAGTACAAGACGGTCCATGCGCCGTCGCTGTCGGCACGCGATGCCGAATACATGGCGCTCGTTCCGAATTTCGAGACGCAGATCACGCATCTGCCCTACGAGATCACTGATCCGACCGGTGAAGAGCCTGGCACGATCATCGTCGATACCACCGAGAAGTTCCTCTACTTCGTCCTGCCGAACAAGAAGGCGATCCGCTACGGCGTCGCGACCGGCGACGAGGCTTTTGGCTGGACCGGCACGGCGGTGATGCAGCGCAAGGCCGAGTGGCCGCGCTGGACGCCGCCCGCCGAGATGATCGCGCGCTGGCCGCATCTGGCCCCGCGCGCCGGCGGCATGGAAGGCGGGCCGGAGAACCCGCTCGGCGCCCGCGCTCTCTATCTCTACCAGAACGGCAAGGACACGCTCTATCGCATCCACGGCACCAACGAGCCGGAGACGATCGGCCGCTCGGCCTCGTCCGGCTGCATCCGGATGCGCAACATCGACGCGATCGACCTCTACAACCGCGCCGCGGTCGGCGGAAAGGTCATCGTTCGTTGA
- a CDS encoding metallophosphoesterase → MLDRRRVLQTLAGLFLSSVGLGSYAYAWEPTHQGVTRYKLRPAGWPEGKRLRLAVISDLHVGGPHMPVSRVRQIVEQTNALKPDLTLLLGDFVASRARRSDDPAPAEWAAELARLEAPAGRFAILGNHDWWQDERAQRELNGPTQSTVALEQFGIPVLENRAVRLETSAGPLWIAGLGDQEAFVLRRRPRGRPYGVDDLPATLAMVTDDAPLILMAHEPDIFAEAPARIGLTLSGHTHGGQVRLFGWSPIVPSRYGNRYAYGHVEENGRDLIVSAGLGTSKLPIRLGAPPEILLIELG, encoded by the coding sequence ATGCTTGACCGGCGCAGAGTTCTTCAAACTCTCGCCGGTCTTTTTCTGTCCAGTGTCGGGCTCGGCAGCTACGCCTATGCATGGGAGCCGACCCATCAGGGCGTCACCCGCTATAAGCTCAGGCCGGCCGGCTGGCCGGAAGGCAAGCGACTGCGGCTCGCCGTTATCTCGGATCTGCATGTCGGTGGCCCCCATATGCCGGTCTCGCGCGTCCGCCAGATCGTCGAGCAGACCAACGCCCTGAAGCCCGATCTCACTTTGCTGCTCGGCGATTTCGTCGCCAGCCGGGCTCGCCGCTCCGATGACCCTGCGCCTGCCGAATGGGCTGCCGAGCTCGCCCGCCTCGAAGCACCCGCCGGTCGTTTCGCCATCCTCGGCAACCATGACTGGTGGCAGGACGAACGTGCCCAGCGCGAGCTGAATGGGCCGACGCAGTCCACGGTGGCGCTCGAGCAGTTTGGCATTCCCGTACTGGAAAACCGCGCAGTTAGGCTCGAGACCAGCGCCGGACCGCTCTGGATCGCTGGGCTCGGCGACCAGGAAGCCTTCGTCCTGCGGCGCAGGCCACGCGGGCGCCCCTATGGCGTGGACGATCTTCCCGCCACGCTCGCCATGGTCACCGACGACGCCCCGTTGATCCTGATGGCACATGAGCCCGACATCTTTGCTGAAGCGCCGGCCCGCATCGGGCTGACCCTCTCGGGCCATACCCATGGCGGTCAGGTCAGGCTATTCGGCTGGTCGCCGATCGTGCCGTCGCGCTACGGCAATCGCTACGCCTATGGTCATGTCGAGGAAAATGGCCGCGACCTGATCGTCTCGGCCGGGCTCGGCACCAGCAAGCTGCCGATCCGGCTGGGCGCGCCGCCGGAAATCCTTCTGATCGAACTGGGTTGA
- a CDS encoding aminotransferase, with product MLTNLAVRDIETLVHPYTNLAVHREVGPLVLERGKGVFVYDTTGKDYIEGMAGLWCTSLGYSNQELAEVAYEQLKKLPFTHLFSGRSHDPAIELAEKLKEIAPVPISKVFYGASGSDANDTQVKLVWYMNNALGRPKKKKIISRLKAYHGVTVASASLTGLPANHTDFDLPLPGILHTSCPHHYRFAEAGESELDFSARLAAELDEMIQREGPDTVAAFIAEPVMGAGGAVTPPEGYFEAINAVLAKYDVLFIADEVITGFGRTGEMFGTTTYKMKADTLSCAKALTSAYFPLSAVLINEPVYEVLVDQSKKIGTFGHGNTYAGHPVGCAVAVKTLEIYQRDRIIEHVRKVEPKFLQRLTKLAEHPLIGEARGVGLIGGIEFVKDKASKAQFEAKKGVALKSTSFAQDEGLILRALGGDRVAFCPPLVITEAEIDELFDRYERALNRTLDWVKAEGLLAA from the coding sequence ATGCTGACCAACCTCGCCGTCCGTGACATCGAGACGCTCGTCCATCCCTACACCAACTTGGCTGTTCATCGCGAAGTCGGCCCGTTGGTGCTGGAGCGAGGCAAGGGTGTGTTCGTCTACGACACGACCGGCAAGGACTATATCGAGGGCATGGCCGGGCTCTGGTGCACCTCGCTCGGCTATTCCAACCAGGAGCTGGCCGAGGTCGCCTATGAGCAGCTGAAGAAGCTGCCTTTCACCCATCTCTTCTCCGGCCGCAGCCACGACCCGGCGATCGAGTTGGCCGAAAAGCTGAAGGAGATCGCCCCGGTGCCGATCTCCAAGGTGTTCTACGGCGCCTCCGGCTCGGACGCCAACGACACCCAGGTCAAGCTGGTCTGGTACATGAACAATGCGCTCGGCCGCCCGAAGAAGAAGAAGATCATCTCGCGGCTGAAGGCCTATCATGGCGTCACCGTCGCCTCGGCCTCGCTGACCGGCCTGCCGGCCAACCACACCGATTTCGACCTGCCGCTCCCCGGCATTTTGCACACCTCCTGCCCGCACCATTATCGCTTCGCTGAAGCCGGCGAGAGCGAGCTCGACTTCTCGGCCAGGCTCGCCGCCGAGCTCGACGAGATGATCCAGCGCGAGGGGCCGGACACGGTCGCCGCCTTCATCGCCGAGCCGGTGATGGGCGCCGGCGGCGCTGTGACCCCGCCGGAGGGCTATTTCGAGGCGATCAACGCCGTCCTCGCCAAGTACGACGTCCTGTTCATCGCCGACGAGGTCATCACCGGCTTCGGCCGTACCGGCGAGATGTTCGGCACTACGACCTACAAGATGAAGGCCGACACGCTCTCCTGCGCCAAGGCGCTGACCTCGGCCTATTTCCCGCTCAGCGCCGTGCTGATCAACGAGCCGGTCTATGAGGTGCTCGTCGACCAGAGCAAGAAGATCGGCACCTTCGGCCACGGCAATACCTATGCCGGCCATCCGGTCGGCTGCGCGGTCGCGGTCAAGACGCTGGAGATCTACCAGCGCGACCGGATCATCGAGCATGTCCGCAAAGTCGAGCCGAAGTTCCTGCAGCGCCTGACCAAACTTGCCGAGCACCCGCTGATCGGCGAAGCCCGCGGCGTCGGCCTGATCGGCGGCATCGAGTTCGTCAAGGACAAGGCGAGCAAGGCCCAGTTCGAGGCCAAGAAGGGCGTCGCGCTGAAGTCGACCAGCTTCGCCCAGGACGAAGGCCTGATCCTGCGCGCCCTTGGCGGTGACCGCGTCGCCTTCTGCCCGCCGCTGGTGATCACCGAAGCCGAGATCGACGAGCTCTTCGACCGCTACGAGCGGGCACTGAACCGGACGCTCGACTGGGTCAAGGCGGAAGGCCTGCTTGCGGCCTGA
- a CDS encoding YkgJ family cysteine cluster protein, producing MINPAMMANQPAPGRDCGSCTLCCKVYDNPDVGSVAGSWCQHCQPGRCCNIYPTRPQQCRDFFCLWMTQAFLGPEWKPDKARFVLTMDPATSWLFVQLDPGAPQAWRKEPYLTQLRRWAAAGNRPVVVFLNKSATAVLPDRDVPLGVVAADERLVLREELAGGRARMTVAKVKAAA from the coding sequence ATGATCAACCCCGCCATGATGGCGAACCAGCCGGCGCCCGGCCGCGACTGCGGCAGCTGCACGCTGTGCTGCAAGGTCTACGACAATCCCGATGTCGGCAGCGTCGCCGGGAGCTGGTGCCAGCATTGTCAGCCGGGGCGTTGCTGCAATATTTACCCGACCCGGCCGCAGCAGTGCCGCGATTTCTTCTGCCTGTGGATGACGCAGGCTTTCCTCGGTCCAGAGTGGAAGCCCGACAAAGCCCGCTTCGTGCTGACCATGGACCCGGCGACGAGCTGGCTGTTCGTGCAGCTCGATCCCGGCGCGCCGCAGGCCTGGCGCAAGGAGCCCTATCTGACGCAATTGCGCCGTTGGGCTGCGGCCGGCAACCGCCCGGTCGTCGTCTTCCTCAACAAGTCGGCGACCGCGGTCTTGCCGGACCGCGACGTGCCGCTCGGCGTGGTCGCCGCCGACGAGCGTCTGGTGCTGCGCGAGGAATTGGCGGGCGGGCGGGCGCGCATGACCGTGGCGAAGGTCAAGGCCGCAGCGTGA
- a CDS encoding VOC family protein, with product MLHHLSLGVADIEGATAFYDAVLAPLGYVRVWSDLRPGEVNQAVGYGVPSGGDALALKHRPAGQRPPGPGFHVAFAAPDRQAVDQFHRAALQHGGRDNGAPGLRAHYGPHYYAAFVIDLDGHHIEAVFNAAI from the coding sequence ATGCTGCATCACCTGTCGTTGGGCGTCGCTGATATCGAAGGCGCCACAGCCTTCTACGACGCGGTGCTCGCGCCGCTCGGCTATGTCCGCGTCTGGAGCGATCTTCGGCCCGGCGAGGTCAATCAAGCGGTCGGCTACGGTGTTCCCAGCGGCGGCGACGCGCTGGCACTGAAGCATCGGCCGGCCGGGCAGCGGCCGCCGGGGCCGGGGTTCCATGTCGCTTTTGCGGCTCCCGACCGGCAGGCCGTCGACCAGTTCCATCGCGCCGCGCTCCAGCATGGCGGGCGCGATAATGGTGCACCGGGCCTGCGGGCGCATTACGGCCCGCACTATTATGCGGCCTTCGTCATCGACCTCGATGGCCATCACATCGAAGCCGTGTTCAACGCAGCGATCTGA
- a CDS encoding DmpA family aminopeptidase: MSKRARDYGLVCGSLPPGPLNAITDVAGVTVGHRTVREGDVLTGFTAVLPHQGDLFREKLRAGVEVINGFGKSAGLMQLAELGQIETPLLLGNTFSVAVGIEALVGRALAGNPEIGCSTGTVNSLVLECNDGFLSDIRARRLTVADAEAALDAASSGPVEEGAVGAGMGMSAFGFKGGVGTASRLIALDGRSFTLGLLVQANFGNAGDLVLPDGRRPVPPVANSVQPPERGSVIIILATDLPLESRQLTRIARRCGAGLAQLGAFWGNGSGDIAIAFSTAGRIVHHDEADIVPLAVLNENRIDLPFRAAAEATQEAVLNAMLAAPETIGRGGNRRPSLADCL, encoded by the coding sequence TTGAGCAAGCGGGCGCGCGATTACGGCCTGGTGTGCGGTTCGCTGCCGCCCGGCCCGCTCAACGCGATCACCGATGTGGCCGGTGTCACCGTCGGGCATCGCACCGTGCGCGAGGGTGATGTCCTGACCGGGTTCACCGCGGTGCTGCCGCATCAGGGCGATCTCTTCCGCGAGAAGCTGCGGGCCGGCGTCGAGGTGATCAACGGCTTCGGCAAGAGCGCCGGGCTGATGCAACTCGCCGAGCTCGGCCAGATCGAGACGCCGCTCCTGCTCGGCAACACCTTCTCGGTCGCTGTTGGCATCGAGGCACTGGTCGGTCGCGCGCTCGCGGGCAACCCGGAAATCGGCTGCAGCACCGGGACTGTCAATTCGCTGGTGCTCGAATGCAATGACGGCTTCCTCTCCGATATCCGCGCCCGGCGCCTGACGGTCGCCGATGCGGAAGCGGCGCTGGATGCGGCGAGCAGTGGACCAGTCGAGGAGGGCGCGGTCGGCGCCGGCATGGGTATGAGCGCCTTCGGCTTCAAGGGCGGCGTCGGCACGGCTTCGCGTCTGATCGCGCTCGACGGCCGCAGCTTCACGCTCGGCCTGCTGGTGCAGGCGAATTTCGGCAATGCCGGCGATCTCGTCCTGCCGGACGGGCGCCGCCCGGTGCCGCCGGTCGCGAATTCGGTCCAGCCGCCGGAGCGCGGCTCGGTCATCATTATCCTGGCGACCGATCTGCCATTGGAGAGCAGGCAGCTCACGCGCATCGCCCGGCGCTGCGGCGCGGGGCTGGCGCAGCTCGGCGCCTTCTGGGGCAATGGCAGCGGCGACATCGCCATCGCCTTCTCGACCGCGGGCCGGATCGTGCATCACGACGAGGCCGATATCGTTCCGCTCGCCGTGCTCAACGAGAACCGGATCGACCTGCCGTTCCGCGCCGCGGCCGAGGCGACGCAGGAGGCGGTGCTGAACGCCATGCTTGCCGCGCCGGAGACGATCGGGCGGGGCGGCAATCGCCGGCCGTCGCTGGCGGATTGCCTTTGA
- a CDS encoding GAF domain-containing sensor histidine kinase gives MSSMPQDFSEDVAAIAAIAAVPTILDVVCRTTGMGFAAVARVTEDRWVACGVRDEIAFGLQPGGELKVETTICHEIRQHRDVVVIDNVAEDPIYCAHHTPQMYGLQSYISMPIILPDGRFFGTLCAIDPKPRSLNNPATLGMFKLFAELIAFHLDAHQQLAASQASLAGEVQNSEIREQFIAVLGHDLRNPVASVAAGLNMLDRTEDIAKIRSLTGMMRSSLMRMSGLIGDVLDFARGRLGGGILLDRSDEPELKAMLEQVVGELRSSHPDREVLSEFDLSGPIDCDSARIAQMLSNLVANGLTHGADDRPVIVRAHKTRDAFELSVANAGEPIPLAVRKELFKPFVRASAKPSQQGLGLGLYISSEIARAHGGTLEVSSDADETRFTFRMPL, from the coding sequence ATGAGTTCGATGCCGCAGGATTTTTCCGAAGACGTCGCGGCCATCGCAGCGATCGCCGCGGTGCCGACCATCCTCGACGTCGTCTGCCGGACGACCGGGATGGGCTTTGCCGCCGTTGCGCGCGTCACCGAGGATCGCTGGGTCGCTTGCGGCGTCCGCGACGAGATCGCGTTCGGGCTGCAGCCTGGCGGCGAGCTCAAGGTCGAAACCACCATCTGTCACGAGATCCGCCAGCATCGCGACGTCGTCGTGATCGACAATGTCGCGGAAGACCCGATCTATTGCGCGCACCATACGCCGCAAATGTACGGCCTGCAGAGCTATATCTCGATGCCGATCATCCTCCCGGATGGCCGGTTCTTCGGCACCTTGTGTGCGATCGATCCCAAGCCCCGCTCGCTCAACAATCCGGCGACGCTGGGCATGTTCAAACTCTTCGCCGAGTTGATCGCCTTCCATCTCGATGCGCACCAGCAACTGGCGGCGAGCCAGGCCAGCCTCGCCGGCGAGGTCCAGAACAGCGAAATCCGCGAGCAGTTCATCGCGGTGCTGGGTCATGACCTGCGCAACCCCGTGGCCTCGGTCGCCGCCGGGTTGAACATGCTCGACCGCACCGAGGACATCGCGAAGATCCGGTCGCTGACCGGGATGATGCGAAGCAGCCTCATGCGGATGTCTGGCCTGATCGGCGATGTCCTCGACTTCGCACGGGGGCGGCTTGGCGGCGGCATCCTGCTCGATCGCAGTGACGAGCCCGAGCTGAAAGCGATGCTCGAACAGGTGGTCGGCGAACTGCGCTCCTCGCATCCGGATCGTGAGGTGCTGAGCGAGTTCGATCTATCGGGGCCGATCGATTGCGACAGCGCGCGGATCGCGCAAATGCTGTCGAACCTGGTCGCCAATGGCCTCACGCATGGCGCCGACGATCGCCCTGTCATCGTGCGAGCCCACAAGACCCGCGACGCTTTCGAGCTGTCGGTCGCCAATGCCGGCGAGCCGATCCCGCTCGCAGTCAGGAAAGAACTCTTCAAGCCATTCGTCCGCGCCTCGGCCAAGCCAAGCCAGCAGGGACTCGGCCTCGGGCTCTACATCTCCTCTGAAATCGCGAGGGCCCATGGTGGGACGCTCGAGGTTTCTTCCGATGCAGACGAGACCCGGTTCACGTTCCGGATGCCGCTCTGA
- a CDS encoding amidase family protein, which yields MASIDLTASATSLRTDLLARRFSAVELLEATFARIDALNPSLNAIVAQDRETARAFAMESDRRISAGEARPLEGLPITIKDAFDVAGLPSSGGLPAYKERIPQEDAAAVARLRAAGAVILGKTMVPVFSGDFQSYNPAHGVTNNPWNPGYSPGGSSGGAAVAVATGMSAFELGSDLGSSVRWPAQACGVFGLKTSWGLVSTWGLIPPPPERRTLRNADLVVAGPIARATEDLELILPVLTGPRDPNVAGAPLSAPRKTEAKGLRVAIWAQEPFAPVTKEVSDTVREAGRRLAEAGAVVDETVRPGFRFIEAYEVYALLNHAVVAYGLPPKVRARIQAQAAKFAPGDLSHQALQARGARMTPGLYQQIHQRRLALKRQWARFFQSYDVLLCPPAPVAAQKHNHLPDFHARRLDIDGVERPYLDFLCWASLATGADLPALAAPIGLSQAGLPIGVQIIAPFGEDRTAIAVGAMLERTGAGYRPPGA from the coding sequence ATGGCCTCGATCGATCTCACCGCCTCAGCCACCAGCCTGCGCACCGATCTTCTGGCACGCCGCTTCAGCGCCGTGGAGCTGCTCGAGGCGACCTTCGCCCGCATCGATGCGCTGAACCCATCCCTCAACGCCATCGTCGCGCAGGACCGCGAGACGGCGCGGGCGTTTGCCATGGAGTCGGACCGGCGTATCTCCGCCGGTGAGGCGCGCCCGCTCGAAGGCTTGCCAATCACGATCAAGGACGCCTTCGATGTCGCCGGCCTGCCCTCCTCCGGCGGCCTGCCGGCTTATAAGGAGCGCATTCCGCAGGAAGATGCTGCCGCCGTCGCCCGCCTGCGCGCCGCCGGGGCGGTCATTCTCGGCAAGACCATGGTTCCGGTCTTCTCCGGCGATTTCCAGAGCTACAACCCCGCCCATGGCGTGACCAACAACCCGTGGAATCCCGGCTACTCGCCTGGCGGCTCCTCAGGTGGTGCAGCCGTTGCAGTCGCGACCGGCATGAGCGCCTTCGAACTCGGCTCCGATCTCGGTTCCTCGGTCCGCTGGCCGGCGCAGGCCTGCGGCGTCTTCGGGCTCAAGACCAGCTGGGGTCTGGTCTCGACCTGGGGGTTGATCCCGCCGCCGCCGGAACGGCGCACCTTACGCAATGCCGATCTCGTCGTTGCCGGCCCGATCGCCCGGGCGACGGAAGACCTCGAGCTGATCCTGCCAGTACTGACCGGCCCGCGCGATCCGAATGTCGCAGGCGCTCCCCTGTCCGCCCCGCGCAAGACGGAGGCGAAAGGCCTGCGCGTCGCGATCTGGGCGCAGGAACCGTTCGCGCCGGTGACGAAGGAGGTCTCGGACACGGTGCGCGAGGCCGGCCGGCGCCTCGCCGAAGCCGGCGCGGTCGTCGACGAGACAGTCCGCCCCGGCTTCCGTTTCATCGAGGCCTATGAGGTCTATGCGCTGCTGAATCACGCCGTCGTCGCCTACGGCCTGCCGCCCAAGGTGCGCGCCCGCATCCAGGCGCAGGCTGCGAAATTCGCGCCGGGCGATCTCTCGCATCAGGCGCTGCAGGCCCGCGGCGCCCGGATGACGCCCGGCCTCTACCAGCAGATCCACCAGCGCCGCCTCGCGTTGAAGCGGCAATGGGCCCGCTTTTTCCAGAGTTACGACGTGCTGCTCTGCCCGCCGGCGCCGGTCGCGGCGCAAAAGCACAACCATCTGCCTGATTTCCACGCCCGCCGGCTCGACATCGACGGGGTGGAGCGCCCCTATCTCGACTTCCTGTGCTGGGCGAGCCTCGCCACCGGCGCCGACCTGCCGGCGCTCGCCGCCCCGATCGGACTGTCACAGGCGGGGCTGCCGATCGGCGTGCAGATCATCGCCCCCTTCGGCGAGGACCGGACGGCGATCGCGGTCGGAGCTATGCTGGAGAGAACCGGCGCTGGCTATCGCCCACCGGGGGCATGA
- a CDS encoding patatin-like phospholipase family protein, giving the protein MFAGLAYAGGGNRCYWQGGFYETVAPRIGLAPRRIVGASAGAGAMLYNALGLGPTVREMLREACTGRTSEVDWAAFRRGGRLFPVAEMYREMLTALFTPERLAALKTRADFLIAISRPPRFWPLPVIAALGIGAYQLEKRLRRPVHPTAGRKLGFRPDLIRIVDCADPEQLVDALMASAAVPPFMPAGNIGARAALDGGLVDSAPAWALADMEAAGEQTLVVLTRPFAEVPDVKNRTYVRPSQVIPVSQFTIRNWDGIRFAYELGVKDGEEFLRAIERRKAG; this is encoded by the coding sequence ATGTTCGCAGGCCTGGCTTATGCCGGCGGCGGCAATCGCTGCTATTGGCAGGGCGGCTTCTACGAGACGGTGGCACCGCGCATCGGCCTTGCGCCGCGCCGAATCGTCGGCGCCAGCGCCGGCGCCGGGGCGATGCTCTACAATGCGCTGGGGTTGGGGCCGACCGTGCGCGAGATGCTGCGCGAGGCCTGCACCGGCCGCACCTCCGAGGTCGACTGGGCCGCCTTCCGCCGCGGTGGGCGCCTCTTCCCGGTCGCCGAAATGTATCGCGAGATGCTCACGGCGCTGTTCACGCCGGAGCGGCTGGCGGCGCTGAAGACCCGGGCCGATTTCCTGATCGCGATCTCGCGGCCGCCACGCTTCTGGCCGCTGCCGGTCATCGCTGCGCTCGGCATCGGCGCATATCAGCTCGAGAAGCGGCTGCGTCGCCCGGTGCATCCGACCGCCGGGCGCAAGCTCGGCTTCCGACCCGATTTGATCCGCATCGTCGATTGCGCCGATCCCGAGCAACTCGTCGATGCGCTGATGGCGAGCGCCGCCGTGCCGCCCTTCATGCCGGCAGGGAATATCGGCGCCCGCGCCGCGCTCGATGGCGGTCTCGTCGACAGCGCCCCCGCATGGGCGCTCGCCGATATGGAAGCCGCCGGCGAGCAGACCCTCGTGGTGCTGACACGCCCCTTCGCCGAGGTGCCTGATGTCAAGAACCGCACCTATGTCCGCCCCTCGCAGGTGATCCCGGTCAGCCAGTTCACCATCCGCAATTGGGACGGTATCCGCTTCGCCTACGAGCTCGGGGTGAAGGATGGCGAGGAGTTCCTGAGAGCGATTGAGCGGCGGAAGGCGGGCTGA
- a CDS encoding MarR family winged helix-turn-helix transcriptional regulator, giving the protein MNALSVPRPAPAPEPIEPDRVWFRFMRLHQRMLGQMTARIRELGLSIPQFDLLSTLTEREGISQSELAERLYVTKGNVSGLVDRLVQAGLVERRAIVGDRRSYAMHLTPEGRRLAEAGMATQRDYVAQTLGKLPMEDLAELDRLVLSWRERARALDTDQS; this is encoded by the coding sequence ATGAACGCCTTGTCCGTGCCGCGCCCAGCCCCCGCCCCGGAACCCATCGAACCGGATCGCGTCTGGTTCCGCTTCATGCGCCTGCACCAGCGCATGCTCGGCCAGATGACCGCGCGCATCCGCGAGCTCGGCCTGTCGATCCCGCAATTCGACCTGCTCTCGACCTTGACCGAGCGCGAGGGCATCAGCCAGAGCGAACTCGCCGAGCGGCTCTACGTCACCAAGGGCAATGTCTCCGGCCTCGTCGACAGGCTGGTCCAGGCCGGCCTGGTCGAGCGCCGCGCCATCGTCGGCGACCGGCGCTCCTACGCCATGCATCTGACGCCCGAAGGCCGCCGTCTCGCCGAGGCCGGCATGGCGACGCAGCGCGACTATGTCGCCCAGACGCTCGGCAAGCTGCCAATGGAGGATCTCGCCGAACTCGACCGGCTGGTCCTGTCCTGGCGCGAGCGCGCCCGCGCCCTCGATACGGACCAAAGCTGA
- a CDS encoding long-chain-fatty-acid--CoA ligase, which yields MLGLMQNWPLLIHRIIDHAAIQHGTREVVSRSVEGPIRRTTYAEIRQSALTIGKRLTREGIRLGDRVATLAWNTDRHLALWYGISGIGAITHTVNPRLFPEQIAQLINHAEDRLLFLDLTFVPLVEGLQDKLPSVERYVVLTDAAHMPETSLRNVIAYEDWLAEADADFAWATLDENTAAGLCYTSGTTGGPKGVLYSHRSNVLHAMACAQPDYMGLSAQTVVMPVVPLFHANSWSLAFSAPMTGAKLVMPGAKLDGASLLDLLNGESVTLTAAVPTVWLGLLQHLEASGGKLDTLKRVVIGGSACPRAMTEAFETKYGVTVDHAWGMTEMSPIGSFCSIKPIYADLTGDALYDLKVKQGHPQFGVEFRLTDDDGTDLPWDGTTFGRLKVRGPAVAGAYYRHDQPILDERGFFDTGDVATIDPHGYMQVTDRSKDVIKSGGEWISSIELENLAIGHPDVAEAAVIGVAHPKWDERPLLVIVPKPGKTPGREEMLAFMTGKVAKWWLPDDVVLVEAIPHTATGKIQKTALREMFREYRLPG from the coding sequence ATGCTCGGGCTGATGCAGAATTGGCCGCTGCTGATCCACCGGATCATCGACCACGCGGCGATCCAGCATGGCACCCGTGAAGTCGTCTCCCGCAGCGTCGAAGGGCCGATCCGCCGTACCACCTATGCCGAGATCCGGCAGAGCGCGCTGACGATCGGAAAACGGCTGACGCGCGAGGGTATCCGCCTCGGTGATCGCGTCGCGACCTTGGCCTGGAACACCGACCGGCATTTGGCGCTCTGGTACGGGATCAGCGGCATCGGCGCGATCACCCACACGGTCAATCCGCGGCTCTTCCCCGAGCAGATCGCCCAGCTGATCAACCATGCCGAGGATCGTTTGCTCTTCCTCGACCTCACCTTCGTGCCCCTGGTCGAAGGGTTGCAGGACAAGCTGCCGAGCGTCGAGCGCTATGTGGTCCTGACCGACGCGGCGCATATGCCTGAGACCTCGCTGAGGAACGTGATTGCTTACGAGGACTGGCTCGCCGAGGCCGATGCCGATTTCGCCTGGGCCACGCTCGACGAGAACACTGCGGCCGGGCTCTGCTACACCTCGGGCACGACCGGCGGGCCCAAGGGCGTGCTCTACTCGCATCGCTCCAATGTGCTGCACGCCATGGCCTGCGCCCAGCCCGACTATATGGGCCTGTCGGCGCAGACCGTCGTCATGCCGGTGGTGCCGCTCTTCCATGCCAACAGTTGGTCGCTGGCCTTTTCGGCGCCGATGACCGGGGCGAAGCTGGTCATGCCCGGCGCCAAGCTCGACGGCGCCTCGCTCCTTGACCTGCTCAACGGCGAAAGCGTGACGCTGACCGCGGCGGTACCGACGGTCTGGCTCGGTCTGCTTCAGCATCTTGAGGCATCAGGCGGCAAGCTCGACACGCTGAAGCGCGTGGTGATCGGCGGCTCGGCCTGCCCGCGGGCGATGACCGAGGCCTTCGAGACAAAATACGGCGTCACCGTCGACCATGCCTGGGGCATGACCGAGATGAGCCCGATCGGCTCGTTCTGCTCGATCAAGCCGATCTATGCCGACCTCACTGGGGACGCGCTCTACGACCTCAAGGTCAAGCAAGGCCACCCGCAGTTCGGCGTCGAGTTCCGTCTGACCGATGATGACGGCACCGATCTGCCCTGGGACGGCACGACCTTCGGCCGGCTGAAGGTGCGCGGGCCGGCGGTCGCCGGCGCCTATTACAGGCACGATCAGCCGATTTTGGACGAGCGCGGCTTCTTCGACACCGGCGATGTCGCGACCATCGATCCGCATGGCTACATGCAGGTCACCGACCGCTCCAAGGACGTGATCAAGTCCGGCGGCGAATGGATCTCCTCGATCGAGCTGGAAAACCTCGCCATCGGACATCCCGATGTGGCGGAGGCTGCGGTAATCGGCGTCGCCCATCCGAAATGGGACGAGCGGCCGCTCCTCGTCATCGTGCCCAAGCCCGGCAAGACGCCCGGCCGCGAGGAGATGCTCGCCTTCATGACCGGCAAGGTCGCAAAATGGTGGCTGCCCGACGATGTCGTGCTGGTCGAGGCGATCCCGCATACTGCGACCGGCAAGATCCAGAAGACGGCGCTCAGGGAGATGTTCCGGGAGTATCGGTTGCCGGGGTGA